Proteins from a genomic interval of Sulfurimonas sp. HSL3-2:
- a CDS encoding type II toxin-antitoxin system RelE/ParE family toxin, with the protein MKEIIFYKLSSGKSPIEEFLDGLSAKEAQKVVWVLQLMEEESIVSTKFYKQLSNSDGIVEVRVQHGNNNFRLMGFEHNGTFVVLTNAFRKKDQKVPKKEIELAQKRKKEYLTNE; encoded by the coding sequence ATGAAAGAGATCATCTTTTATAAACTCAGCTCGGGAAAAAGCCCGATAGAAGAGTTTTTGGATGGTCTTTCCGCCAAAGAGGCTCAAAAGGTCGTTTGGGTATTGCAGTTGATGGAGGAAGAGTCTATCGTATCGACAAAGTTTTATAAACAGTTGTCAAACAGTGATGGCATCGTCGAAGTAAGAGTCCAACACGGAAATAATAACTTTAGACTCATGGGCTTTGAACATAACGGTACTTTTGTCGTGCTGACAAACGCTTTTAGAAAAAAAGACCAAAAAGTTCCAAAAAAAGAGATAGAGCTTGCCCAGAAAAGAAAAAAGGAGTATTTGACAAATGAGTGA
- a CDS encoding helix-turn-helix transcriptional regulator gives MSDLKKYIQKRKVEDLEFANGLETGYEEFKIGEMLKRARVEIGLTQEEIAQKLHTKKSAISRIENHAQDIKLSTLQNFAHILGKELKIQLI, from the coding sequence ATGAGTGATCTAAAAAAATATATCCAAAAAAGAAAAGTAGAAGATTTGGAGTTCGCCAATGGTCTTGAAACAGGATATGAAGAGTTTAAGATAGGAGAGATGCTCAAGCGAGCAAGAGTGGAAATCGGACTGACACAAGAAGAGATAGCGCAAAAGCTTCATACGAAAAAATCAGCCATATCAAGAATAGAAAATCACGCACAAGACATCAAGCTCTCCACTTTGCAGAACTTCGCGCATATACTGGGAAAAGAGTTAAAGATACAGCTTATTTAA
- a CDS encoding class I SAM-dependent methyltransferase, whose translation MIPFNYLGFVFKHFSSSLYPKKVVEELCMFIKPLCDDASVLDIGAGTGMMCEFAYRCNPKLRYVAVDPAKGMLKYTEDYVEVHTATAEALPFDDDSFDAVLMGESLHHLADPDTAMKEVVRVLKKNGKLFIYDFDKGTFLGKSLWAMEKLLGEPAHFYEVDALKKMLEEHGFHVHVSQHKWRYSVSASL comes from the coding sequence ATGATCCCGTTTAACTATCTAGGATTTGTCTTTAAACACTTTAGCTCTTCTTTATACCCAAAGAAGGTGGTGGAAGAACTTTGCATGTTTATAAAACCGTTATGTGACGATGCATCCGTTTTAGACATCGGGGCAGGGACAGGCATGATGTGCGAGTTTGCATACAGATGCAATCCCAAGCTGAGATATGTAGCAGTAGACCCGGCGAAAGGTATGCTCAAATATACCGAGGACTATGTAGAAGTACATACGGCAACGGCAGAAGCGCTGCCTTTTGATGATGATAGTTTTGATGCCGTACTCATGGGAGAGTCACTCCACCACCTTGCTGATCCGGATACCGCTATGAAAGAAGTTGTAAGGGTTCTCAAAAAAAACGGAAAACTCTTTATTTATGATTTCGACAAGGGAACATTTCTGGGCAAGAGCCTCTGGGCTATGGAAAAACTTCTCGGTGAACCTGCTCATTTTTATGAAGTAGATGCACTGAAAAAGATGCTTGAAGAGCATGGTTTTCATGTACATGTAAGTCAACATAAGTGGCGTTACAGTGTGAGTGCTAGTTTATAA